One stretch of Microcebus murinus isolate Inina chromosome 12, M.murinus_Inina_mat1.0, whole genome shotgun sequence DNA includes these proteins:
- the TOR4A gene encoding torsin-4A, whose translation MDHGQPTLEPAAEAPRASGPSVIAPVRAVLRLRRRVCILRQRRLLPPSAGPDAGTGTPRLGFSSGASRANLDQPQFFTFDGLAELSSKTPRKRRRRSRVVLYPETSRKCRPRVERRSRAQRCLLLLVAIVGFQVLNAIENLDDNEQRYDLDGLEKTLQRTVFGQPAAVGRIVALMRDYLATHVHSRPLLLALHGPSGVGKSHVGRLLARHFRAVLEDGALVLQYHARHHCPEPRAPQDCREELARRVADVAARAEAEEKTPLLVLDEVELMPRPLLDELHSLLQPQRSHHFHNAIYVLLSGAGGAEITRFVLQNASRALSLRADAARRARAAAAQAEEDLRASLRALLAREHPLWQAAAIVPLLLLDKRDVVSCFRDEMAGEGFFPEQARAERLAAQLSYYRVADREFAVTGCKQVVAKVNLL comes from the coding sequence ATGGACCACGGCCAGCCCACCCTGGAACCCGCGGCCGAGGCCCCCCGAGCCTCGGGCCCCTCTGTGATCGCGCCCGTGCGCGCCGTGCTGCGCCTGCGCCGCCGGGTGTGCATCCTACGCCAGCGGCGCCTCCTGCCGCCCAGCGCGGGGCCCGACGCGGGGACGGGGACGCCCAGGCTGGGCTTCAGCTCCGGGGCGTCGCGCGCTAACCTGGACCAGCCACAGTTCTTCACCTTCGATGGCCTGGCGGAGCTGTCCTCGAAGACGCCGCGCAAGAGGCGCCGGCGCAGCCGCGTGGTGCTTTACCCGGAAACCTCACGCAAATGTCGGCCGCGGGTGGAGCGCAGGAGCCGCGCGCAGCGCTGCCTGCTGCTGCTCGTGGCCATCGTGGGCTTCCAGGTACTCAACGCCATCGAGAACCTGGACGATAATGAACAGCGCTACGACCTCGACGGGCTGGAGAAGACACTGCAGCGCACCGTGTTTGGCCAGCCAGCTGCCGTGGGGCGCATCGTGGCGCTGATGCGAGACTACCTGGCCACGCACGTGCACAGTCGTCCGCTTCTCCTGGCGCTGCACGGGCCCAGCGGCGTGGGCAAGAGCCACGTGGGCCGCCTGCTGGCACGCCACTTCCGCGCCGTGCTCGAGGACGGCGCGCTCGTGCTGCAGTACCACGCGCGGCACCACTGCCCCGAGCCGCGCGCCCCGCAGGACTGCCGCGAGGAGCTGGCGCGGCGCGTGGCCGACGTGGCGGCTCGAGCCGAGGCGGAGGAGAAGACGCCACTCCTGGTGCTGGACGAGGTGGAGCTCATGCCGCGGCCGCTGCTGGACGAGCTGCACAGCCTCCTGCAGCCGCAGCGCTCCCACCACTTCCACAACGCCATCTACGTGCTCCTGAGCGGCGCTGGTGGCGCCGAGATCACGCGCTTCGTGCTGCAGAACGCGTCCCGCGCGCTGTCCCTGCGCGCCGACGCCGCCCGCCGGGCCAGGGCCGCAGCTGCGCAGGCCGAGGAGGACCTGCGCGCCAGCTTGCGCGCACTCTTGGCGCGCGAGCACCCGCTGTGGCAGGCCGCGGCCATCGTGCCCTTACTGCTGCTGGACAAGCGGGACGTGGTCAGCTGCTTCCGCGACGAGATGGCCGGCGAGGGCTTCTTTCCCGAGCAGGCCCGCGCCGAGCGCCTGGCCGCGCAGCTCAGTTACTACCGGGTTGCTGACCGTGAGTTCGCGGTCACCGGCTGCAAGCAGGTGGTGGCGAAGGTGAACCTCTTGTAG
- the NELFB gene encoding negative elongation factor B: MFAGLQDLGVANGEDLKETLTNCTEPLKAIEQFQTENGVLLPSLQSALPFLDLHGTPRLEFHQSVFDELRDKLLERVSAIASEGKAEERYKKLEDLLEKSFSLVKMPSLQPVVMCVMKHLPKVPEKKLKLVMADKELYRACAVEVKRQIWQDNQALFGDEVSPLLKQYILEKESGLFSTELSVLHNFFSPSPKTRRQGEVVRRLTQMVGKSVKLYDMVLQFLRTLFLRTRNVHYCTLRAELLMSLHDLDVGDICTVDPCHKFTWCLDACIRERFVDSKRARELQGFLDGVKKGQEQVLGDLSMILCDPFAINTLALSTIRHLQELVGQETLPRDSPDLLLLLRLLALGQGAWDMIDSQVFKEPKMEVELITRFLPMLMSFVVDDHTFNVDQKLPAEEKAPVTYPNTLPESFTKFLQEQRMACEVGLYYVLHVTKQRNKNALLRLLPGLVETFGDLAFSDIFLHLLTGNLALLADEFALEDFCSCLFDGFFLSASPRKENVHRHVLRLLLHLHPRVAPSKLEALQKALEPTGQSGEAVKELYSQLGEKLEQLDHRKPSPAQAAETPALELPLPSAPAPAPAPAPAPATL; encoded by the exons ATGTTCGCGGGGCTGCAGGACCTGGGCGTGGCCAACGGCGAGGACCTGAAGGAGACCCTCACCAACTGCACGGAGCCGCTCAAGGCCATCGAGCAGTTCCAG ACAGAGAATGGCGTGCTGCTGCCCTCCCTGCAGTCGGCCTTGCCCTTCTTGGACCTACATGGGACGCCGCGGCTGGAGTTCCACCAGTCGGTGTTTGATGAGCTGCGGGACAAACTCTTGGAGCGAGTGTCAGCCATTGCCTCGGAGGGGAAGGCTGAGGAAAG GTACAAGAAGCTGGAAGACCTTCTGGAGAAGAGCTTTTCTCTGGTCAAGATGCCATCTTTGCAGCCAGTGGTGATGTGTGTCATGAAGCACCTGCCCAAG GTTCCAGAGAAGAAGCTGAAGCTGGTGATGGCTGACAAGGAGCTGTACCGAGCCTGCGCCGTGGAGGTGAAGCGGCAGATCTGGCAAGACAACCAGGCCCTGTTTGGGGATGAGGTCTCCCCACTGCTGAAGCAGTACATCCTGGAGAAGGAGAGTGGGCTCTTCAGCACGGAGCTCTCCGTCCTGCACAACTTCTTCAGTCCTTCCCCCAAGACCAGGCGCCAGGGCGAG GTGGTGCGGAGGCTGACGCAGATGGTGGGGAAGAGCGTGAAGCTGTACGACATGGTGCTGCAGTTCCTGCGCACGCTCTTTCTGCGCACGAGGAACGTGCACTACTGCACGCTGCGGGCCGAGCTGCTCATGTCCCTGCACGACCTGGACGTGGGCGACATCTGCACCGTGGACCCCTGCCACAAG TTCACCTGGTGCCTGGACGCCTGCATCCGAGAGCGGTTCGTGGACAGCAAGCGAGCCCGGGAGCTGCAGGGCTTCCTCGACGGAGTGAAGAAGGGCCAGGAGCAGGTCCTCGG GGACTTGTCCATGATCCTCTGCGACCCGTTTGCCATCAACACGCTGGCGCTGAGCACCATCAGACACCTGCAGGAGCTGGTTGGCCAGGAGACGCTGCCCAGG GACAGCCCCGACCTCCTCCTGCTGCTCCGGCTGCTGGCGCTGGGCCAGGGTGCCTGGGACATGATCGACAGCCAGGTCTTCAAGGAGCCCAAGATG gaggTGGAGCTCATCACCAGGTTCCTGCCGATGCTCATGTCCTTTGTGGTGGACGACCACACCTTCAACGTGGACCAGAAGCTCCCGGCCGAGGAGAAGGCCCCCGTCACGTACCCCAACACGCTTCCTGAGAGTTTCACTAA GTTTCTGCAGGAGCAGCGCATGGCCTGCGAGGTGGGGCTATACTACGTCCTGCACGTCACCAAGCAGAGGAACAAGAACGCGCTGCTCCGCCTGCTGCCGGGACTGG TGGAGACCTTTGGTGACCTGGCCTTCAGTGACATCTTCCTTCACTTGCTCACCGGGAACCTTGCGCTTCTGGCTGATGAATTTGCCCTGGAGGATTTCTGCAGCTGCCTCTTCGATGGCTTCTTCCTCTCGGCCTCACCAAG GAAGGAGAACGTGCACCGCCACGTGCTGCGGCTGCTCCTCCACTTGCACCCCAGGGTGGCGCCGTCCAAGCTGGAGGCCCTGCAGAAGGCCCTGGAGCCCACAGGCCAG AGTGGAGAGGCCGTGAAGGAGCTTTACTCACAGCTCGGTGAGAAGCTGGAGCAGCTGGACCACCGCAAGCCCAGCCCGGCCCAGGCTGCGGAAACGCCTGCCCTGGAGCTGCCCCTCCCCAGCGCGCCCGCCCCTGcgcccgcccctgcccccgctCCTGCCACGCTCTGA